The DNA window GCGCACAGGCCGATATCGTTGTGGCCGACAGGTTTCTGCCACGCTCCTGCCGTCCCGCCTGGCTCAAGGCGGACCGCAAGCTGCTTTTGCGAAGCGGCGGCCTTGCGCTCGACCTTGATGAGGGCCGCATGACGAGCGTCGCCGAAGGGCAGGGCCAACACGGATGGTGGCGCGGCGAGCGCGATTGACCACCTTGCTCCCGGCGCCCAAAGCAGGCTTCAAAGAAGAGCCGCGTGCCGATTTCGACAATCGGCACGCGGACGCTGCATGAAACAGGGACCGATTGGCCACCTGCCAACACGGCCATTCACGAAGCAGCGGGACTTCTGGCGGGCAACAGCAAACCGCCATGTCACCGTGTCAGGAGTTCCCGGTCCTAGTGATAGCGTCGCAGCAACCCGGCAAGCCTGCCCTGGACCTGCACTTCCTCGGACCGGTAGACTTGCGGTGCATATGCAGCATTGGCCGGATCGAGCCGGACTGCCCCGCCATCCTTGTGGAGGTATTTCAACGTCGCTTCCTCGCCGCGCACCAGCGCCACCACGATCTCCCCGTCACGTGCCGTGTCGGTTCGCTTTACGAGCGCGAAATCGCCGTCGAAGATGCCGGCCTCGATCATCGAATCGCCGGATACTTCAAGCGCGTAGTGTTCACCCGGACCGAGCAGGGCCGCGGGTACGGGGAGCGAGTTCTGCCCCTCGAGTGCCTCGATCGGGGCGCCCGCGGCGATCCGGCCATGGAGCGGGATCTCGATCACGTCATTGGCAGGTTCCGGAGCGTCGCGCAGCGTGCGCGAAACCGAGGCCACTGCATCGTTCGCCGCATCGAGCCCGGCAGCGCCGCGCGAGGCGGGCACGGCATCTTCGGGCTGTCGGATCACTTCAAGTGCGCGCGCACGGTTGGGCAACCGGCGGATGAAGCCGCGTTCCTCAAGCGCTGAAATCAGGCGGTGAACCCCCGACTTGCTCTTGAGGTCCAGCGCTTCCTTCATCTCCTCGAAACTGGGCGAAACGCCGGTTTCTTCCAGCCTCTGCTGGATAAAGCGGATCAGTTCGTGCTGCTTTGCGGTCAGCATGCGGATTCTCCCACGGGTGCATCCGCAATGGGTGCGGATGCTGAAAAGACGCAACTGCAAGAGGCACCGATTGACTGGTGCGTTGCGCGTGCTTTCGCCACCGAAAAGGTGAACGAATGCGGAACGAATAGGAAACTCGGCAATGCAAGTCAAGACGCTTGACCGCGCAAGAGTTGGACTTTTCAGCCGGTTCGCAGTGACCAGACCGACACTTCCTCTCCGGCCTCGACCGGATCGGCCCCGGCGGGGCGGTCGATCAGGCAATCCGCTCCGGCGAGAGCCATGAGTGCGCTTGAATCCTGAGTAGCGCAGCGCCGGACCTGCTGCCCTTCCATGACGGCGCGCAGGAATTCGCGGCGTTTGCCGCCGGGCGGAAGGTCTTCCCTCGTGCGGACCGAAAGGGAATGCGGCAGCGGCTCGGCAGCGCCCATCGCAGCGCGAACCAGCGGTAGGACGAACAGGAACGCTGTGACGAAGCTCGAAACGGGATTGCCGGGAAGCCCGACGATCACTTGCGGCGGTGCATCCGGGCGGTCACGGGTTGCGACAAGCAGCGGCTTGCCCGGCTTGATCGCCACCTTCCAGAATGCGATGTCAGCCCCCCAGCGTTTCAGAGCGTCCTGAAGTAGGTCGTGATCGCCGACTGAGGCGCCGCCGCTGGTAACGAGGATATCGGCTTGCTCGGCCTGCGACAGCGCCCGGGCGAGCGCTTCCATATCATCGGCGACGGGACCGAGCCGGGCCGCGCGCACGCCGAGGGGAGCGAGCTGTGCGGCGAGCATCGGGCCGTTCGAGGCAGGTATCTGGCCCGGC is part of the Erythrobacter litoralis genome and encodes:
- the lexA gene encoding transcriptional repressor LexA; the encoded protein is MLTAKQHELIRFIQQRLEETGVSPSFEEMKEALDLKSKSGVHRLISALEERGFIRRLPNRARALEVIRQPEDAVPASRGAAGLDAANDAVASVSRTLRDAPEPANDVIEIPLHGRIAAGAPIEALEGQNSLPVPAALLGPGEHYALEVSGDSMIEAGIFDGDFALVKRTDTARDGEIVVALVRGEEATLKYLHKDGGAVRLDPANAAYAPQVYRSEEVQVQGRLAGLLRRYH
- the glp gene encoding gephyrin-like molybdotransferase Glp, yielding MNGPLALEEAQERLLALAPPVRIEEVSVDQAHGRVLAVDLRAARTQPPADLSAMDGYALSADADAHSDSGSGPWRIVGESRAGVPFGGALGPGEAVRISTGAHMPEGADRVLLQEDASVEEATLRAGEIPPPGRHVRKRGFDFEEGAQVLSAGSMLGPAQIALAIAAGHASCMVAAVPRIAVLDSGDELVRDPTRCGPGQIPASNGPMLAAQLAPLGVRAARLGPVADDMEALARALSQAEQADILVTSGGASVGDHDLLQDALKRWGADIAFWKVAIKPGKPLLVATRDRPDAPPQVIVGLPGNPVSSFVTAFLFVLPLVRAAMGAAEPLPHSLSVRTREDLPPGGKRREFLRAVMEGQQVRRCATQDSSALMALAGADCLIDRPAGADPVEAGEEVSVWSLRTG